AAAGCAGCCAGTGACCGACTGCAAGTTTCTAAATGGTCAACTAGACCCACGATTTGGCAATAGGCAGAGCGCAGAAAGGCGCGGGCTGGTGGGTAGATGGGAACAAAGATCTAAGTCCTCTTCTTCCCGGGATTTAGTGAGGGTCCTGAGAGGCAAGAGGgacagggaaggaaaaggaaggtgcTTGTCGGTCATTTTCCACCATCCGCCTACAAATTCAGTGAGCTTTCCTTGCGGAAAGGACGCTGGATTCAGGGTGCATCCGTGCGCTTTGTAGCGGGCTGGGAGTCCGCAGGTGGGTAGCCCGGGCGCGGGAGGAAGGGGAAGTTACCTTCCCTTCGGAAGAGGGCGCTGGCTCCCCCATCCTGCCTTTATAATAAGGCCACGGGAGGAGAGGAAGCAGCCAGCTGCCGTCTGCGCTTTGCAAAGCATGCAGTTAGGCGAGCAGCTCTTGGTGAGCTCTGTGAACCTACCCAGTGCGCACTTCTACCCGTTGGAGAGTGcgcgaggcggcggcggcggagggaGCACCAGCCACCTTCCTGGGGCTGCCCCCTCGCCCCAGAGGCTGGACTTAGACAAAGCACCTAAGAAGTTCTCCAGCAGCCTCTCGTGCGAGGCGGGGAACGGGGAAACTGACGCCAGCGCGGGGGCCCCCGTGGCCATGCTCAGTGACGCCGACGCCGGGGACACCTTTGCCAGCGCCTCTACAGTGGCCAAGCCAGGACCCCCGGACGTCCGCAAGGGCTCCCCCTGCGGAGAGGAGGAGCTGCCTtctgccgctgccgccgccgccgctgccgccgcagCCACCGCGCGCTACTCCATGGACAGCCTGAGCTCGGAGCGCTACTATCTTCAGTCTCCCGGGCCTCAAGGCTCTGAGCTGGCTGCGCCCTGCTCTCTCTTCCCGTACCAGGCAGCGGCCGGGGCGCCTCATGGATCTGTTTACCCGGCTCCCAACGGCGCGCGTTACCCCTATGGCTCCATGCTGCCCCCCGGTGGATTCCCCGCAGCTGTGTGCCCACCTGGGAGGGCACAATTCGGTCCTGGAGCCGGCGCGGGCAGTGGTGCAGGCAGCAgcggcggcgggggcggcggcCCCGGTGCCTATCAGTATAGCCAGGGGGCCCCGCTCTACGGGCCGTACCCTGGAGCAGCAGCGGCCGGCTCTTGCGGAGGATTGGGGGGCCTGGGGGTTCCCGGTTCCGGCTTCCGCGCCCACGTCTACCTGTGCAACCGGCCTCTGTGGCTTAAATTCCATCGTCACCAAACTGAGATGATCATTACGAAACAGGGCAGGTGAGCGCAGCGCGGAGGGGCCCTGGGTGCGGGGATAAAGTGAGAgtgtgtggtcctggggaaggCAGGTGGGATGAGGGGGCTGTGCCCACTTGCAGTTCGCTGTTCTCGGATTGTTTTTCCGCTCGCGGTTTGGGAGACATCGCATCTACAATGCGGTGACCCTCTCCGCACACGGGCTGCTGGTGTAGAGTGCTAATGTGCTGCACTCTTCCCTCTCCTCGCTCGTCATCCTCACCTGAACTGACAAGGAGGAGGCGGAAATGGAAATTTAGGCTTGCCCACAGAGCTGGATTCACGGGATTCTCCGGCTTCAGTATGCAGGTTCTTGCCTAAGGGCAAGAAGccgggaggtggtggtggtggtggggaaatgCAAAAGCCCGCTGCGGCCCCAGCGCAGTAAGTGGGTTCCTGCAGTTTTAGGCGCCAGGGTCTCCACGGGGAGCCTCTGGGAGATCCTGGTGAGGGCTAGGGCGCAACCCGGGAAGGCCAGTTTGGGTGGGGTAGGTGGTTAACGGCAGGCCCTAGAACCAAATGTGGATCGAGTTCGGAATGCAAGAAGTTCTGACACACACCCAGCTGCTAACTGTGGTTACTTCTGGAGGAAATGAGGAGTGGGCGGAAGAGGGGCACTCAAAGGGGACTTGTAGCCTAAAAAGAGCACTCTTTTACGCGCTCTCTctctatctgtgtgtgtgtacctgtgtgtctacacacacacacacacacacacacacacacaagttgatGTCTTCTGGCCCTTGCACATTGTaatgtaatgattttttaaattctgagaggAAAATTAATAAGCATCTGAAAGAGTTGAGAGCTTGAATCAGAAGAGGTATCAAAAGCCCATGAATTAGGAAAATACTGATGTTGGGGCAATTTTATTTCGGAAGATAGATGTTTCGGGAGTTGtcagttcaaaaatattttcatagtttcaggACACTTCACCAGTTTTCTGCTCATTGCAGACTTCTAAGTACCTCCTCTGACCCTAACCCAGGTGTCTGGGGAACCGGGGCCGTGTGGGGACTTCCGATTTAAATTGTTTATCCTGGTTCTGTTCCTTTGCACAGGCGCATGTTTCCTTTCTTGAGCTTCAACATAAACGGACTCAATCCCACTGCCCACTACAACGTGTTCGTAGAGGTGGTTCTGGCGGACCCTAACCACTGGCGCTTCCAGGGGGGCAAGTGGGTGACCTGCGGCAAAGCCGACAATAACatgcagggtgaggagagaggaagCCTTTGCTGGGGAGAAATCGAAACCCTTGCCTCTGGACACCTTACATTTAAATCTAGCACTGttcccctccccccactcctccccaGTCTGGGGCCTAGAGGTGTTAATTTGAGTTTCTTGTGTTGGTTATTTTGAAAGAGTGGAGAACGGCTAAGTCATATTTCTTACCTTCCATTATATGGATACATAGTACCTTTAACTGTGGCCTCACCCCATCCCCAGTCCCTATGTTAGGGAAACTAATAGTCTGAGGCTTCTGGGAGGGAAGCACTCCTGGCATTCTAACCTTAACTGGAGAAAGCCAAGGTTAAGTTTAACCATAAAAGTCCAACCGCCTGCCATTATATATTGCACCACCAGCTTTAGAAGGCCCAAGATAACATTTAAGCTCATCCTCTGTTGcaagttttttaagtttttgagataCCATTGAGTGCCTGGTCCAAGGGGTCCTGGGAGGGGGGTGTCAATGGAATTCTACTGGTTTCCTAAGCTTCTGCCTCTGGGAAACTTGTGCTGCAAGTCCAGCTCTTATATTTTGCCCATAGCTAACAGGCCTCTCTTCCCTAGTCCCATTTGCAAACATACTTATATGCTtgggttttgtgttttgtttcattttctcttaggAAACAAAATGTATGTTCACCCAGAGTCTCCTAATACTGGCTCCCACTGGATGAGACAGGAAATTTCCTTTGGGAAATTAAAACTCACCAATAACAAAGGAGCAAATAACAACAACACCCAGGTAGAGTGACAGAGGAGGAGGGGGTGTCTTCTGGCTATTGGTCTCTTTTCTAATAAGAGTCCATACTTTTCACTGTGTCCATAATATTGGCAGTTGTGAACTGTTTGCTCACatacttctgattttttaaaaaactttcttattttctttttttttaatggatttaaaTAACAGTGTATTGACTATTAGGAACAGAAATATTTAGGGGGATTTAGGAAACCAAGAGGAAAAGAGTGTTTATCAAACACACATTAgctacattatttattttctttggggtggggtggggtggggtggatactggagcttgaactcaggggcacttgaccactgagtcacatcccctccctatattgtattttatttagagacagggtcgcactgagttgcttagcgccttgcttttgctgaggttggctttgaacttgccatcctcctgcctcagcctcctgagtcactgagattacaggtgtgctatgttttaagtttttcaaaagtGGCAATGATAAGATCTTAAACatgtcaataaaataaagaaagttgTTGGGGATCAAGTAGGAGTCCCATCTGAAGgtaaataatttgttaaaatcTACTTTTGATGCTTTAAGAGACTTTTTAGATTTAGCaactctttcttatttattttattttttttgtaacattTCCAGATGATAGTCTTACAGTCTTTACACAAATACCAACCACGACTGCACATTGTGGAAGTGACAGAGGATGGTGTGGAGGACTTGAATGAGCCCTCGAAGACCCAAACCTTTACCTTCTCAGAAACACAGTTCATTGCAGTGACTGCATATCAAAACACTGATGTGAGTGCCCTAAACTTCCCAAGAATCTCTAATGCTTATCCGGTGTGATAAAGCACTCAGTGACTATTTTTCTCCCCTATCTAGATTACTCAACTAAAGATTGATCATAACCCCTTTGCAAAAGGCTTCAGGGACAACTATGATTCGTAAGTGCAGCTTCATTCATATTTTCCTGGCTTCCTTTGAACAGGACACACATCATGACATTGCTGGGGACATACTCTAGGGAGGGCTTTCTTTGGGGGGATTTTTATCTTTGTGTATTTTCAGCCTTAACtaattttgttttagaatttgcACAGAAGAGTTTTCATTTCTAAAGAAATATTAAGGTCTTAAACATGAAgcacctttttgttttttaatatctgaGCAGCTATTTTAAGAATTTGCATTACTTATATaacttcccttttcatttttttttaaagagagtgagagaggggagagagagagaatttttaatatttatttatttttttagttctcagcggacacaacatctttgttggtatgtggtgctgaggatcgaacctgggtcgcacacatgccaggcgagcgtgctaccccttgaggcacatccccagcccccccttttcatttgtttcaagattTTTATCCTCATAGAAGCAGGTATTATTACTCCTccccaccttttttctttttttaatgctggggattgaactcagaggcactaaaccactgagcaacatccccagccctattttgtattttatttagagacagggtttcaccattgctaaggctgactttgaacttgcgatcagcctcctgagccactcagattacaggcatgcaccaccacacctggctacccTCTTTTTGACATAAAAAAGCCTGGAactaggaaaatatatttttcacgACATCAAAAACAAGTCCTGCCATTTAAAAGTCTCTGTCTTCTAATACCACTAGCAGTGTTCATTCCATCTTCTTGAAAAGGGAGGATTGCTCTGAGTTCTTCATGTTTGAGGCCTTGCAAAGGCATATTTTCTATAGTTCAAATATCTAATGCCTggaaggaaactttttttttttaatggtggaaAATTTTCTCCATGAGCCAAGAATGCAACTAAAATTGGCCAGGGCATCTCCTGCCTCCTTCCTATTGTTTAAAACACAAGTATTCTCAGTAAAGAGGACTGACTGCCCCTAAGCCCCTTTCACTTCTGGGAGGTGGTTTGTTTGGGAACagtattagggtttttttttttttaagtgtttctcTTTATATTGTAGCATGTACACCGCTTCAGAAAATGACAGGTTAACTCCATCTCCCACGGATTCTCCTAGATCCCACCAGATTGTCCCTGGAGGTCGGTACGGCGTTCAGTCCTTCTTCCCGGAGCCCTTTGTCAACACTTTACCTCAAGCCCGATATTATAATGGCGAGAGAACCGTGCCACAGACCAACGGCCTCCTTTCACCCCAACAGAGCGAAGAGGTGGCCAACCCTCCCCAGCGATGGCTTGTCACGCCTGTCCAGCAACCTGGGACCAACAAACTAGACATCGGTTCCTATGAATCTGAATATACTTCCAGTACCTTGCTCCCATATGGTATTAAATCCTTGCCCCTCCAGACATCCCATGCCCTGGGGTATTACCCTGACCCAACCTTCCCTGCAATGGCAGGGTGGGGAGGTCGAGGCTCTTACCAGAGGAAGATGGCAGCTGGACTACCGTGGGCCTCCAGAACCAGCCCTCCTGTATTCTCTGAAGATCAGCTCTCCAAGGagaaagtcaaagaagaaattggCTCTTCTTGGATAGAAACACCTCCTTCCATCAAGTCTCTAGATTCCAATGATTCAGGGGTATACACCAGTGCTTGTAAGCGAAGGCGGCTGTCTCCTAGCACCTCCAGTAATGACAATTCTCCCTCCATAAAGTGTGAAGACATTAATGCTGAAGAGTACAGTAAAGACACCTCAAAAGGCATGGGGGGGTATTATGCTTTTTATACAACTCCCTGAAAGTTATTTTCACTTCGTAAAAATTAGCTAATTTTTGGCAGATGGActtggtgtttttttgttgtcttCTTTGCCTAGGTTGCCAAAAAGACGTTTGCCTTCCACCTTGATGCATCCCGTTTTGTGCAATTCTCTATAAGAAGGTGCCAAAGCTTTTTGATTGCTGCAGGTAACTGACACAAACctagcatttttttccccctttgtaaAATATAGGTAATGGAGgactttaaaagtgttttaaaagttGAAGGTAATTCAAGGTTCTGGATTTATTTATTGGAGACACTAAACATGCAGAGAAGCAGGCCGAGAAGAGTGAGTGCCCAGCACTATCAAATGGGTTAaaacctttctttcttatttctatttgtaAGTCTTTAAGCAAATAGAAGCCCAGAATGTTAAGGTGGTTAGCTTCTGGAAGAGAAGGATGGGGCCTTAAACTTCAATTGGGGACCTTTTGGTGTTAACCTTGTGCCAGGGGCAAAAGATGTTAGGCCTGGGAGTCAAGAAAAACTTTTGTGAAACTGCTGGTTTTATCTGACTCTGATTCCTCCCAGGCCTTTGGAACAAGCCATTTTTGCCCTTGTCCAGGACTGCCTCTCTTGAGACTTGCTAGGCCTGTATTGTGTGGTGGGGTAAGGGAGGGagcctccaaaaaagaaaaaaaaaaaaaagaagaattttaaaatgtacagttgTGTGTGTTTAGATACACTGTAGAATAATGTGGAATATATTGTACAAATAGGCTACATAGGTGTCTGAGATCATGTAAAATCGGTGCTTTGGCTTTGTAAAAGAATTTGCAAGTCACCTAAGGCTTCAGGGGCAAAGGAAGAGTTTCATCATTCCCATGATCTTTGGGAATATTCTATTTACTTTTTAGATAGTTCAGAATGTATTCAGCTACTCTGTACTAACTTGAAACGTGTTTAAGGAAAAAATCCTATTTCATCCTCTTCCTCCGCCATCCCCCACTCCCCACCTTGGTAATGTGAAGAAACTACAATCTAATGCCACAGCTCCTATAGGCTTTTTAGAGATCTTGGATTTTTATGTACAGTCTtagtcatttttaataaatgtggTTCAACTAGGGAACAGGCAGAGCTGTTTCTTCTGTACTGTGGGTCTTATTCTTtgctttaaaaatctcatttttctccttcctgcacTCTTTTCCTAGTGTTGAGCCCTGCCTCACCAGTCCCCTCCACAAACGGGCTCTACAATATTTTAACTGGACACTGTAGTcatgagggggtggggtggggatgcttttgtttatcttcttttcccctttaaGATTAATGGATCTATTTCTTTGTCCCACTGGGAAGTCTGGACAATGGGTATTAGTTGAGGGTGGGAAGGGAATGTTTGCCACCGAGATGCAAGACTGCCCACTTCAGACTTAATCTAAACCTCGAAAACCCTCCTTCCCTGGCCCTTAGTCACTCAGTTCTGAGCCTCTTCGGAGGCTTATTTGAGGCCACCAATTCCTGGATCAGCGTAGGCTCTCTGGGAACCCCCCAACGCCCTTTCAGCGCCTATGAGTTCCGGGTCTCTGTGACACAGTGGGGTGCTTATGCCGCCTACCGCCTGGCTTTTGCTCCCACCTATTGCTCCCAATCAGGGCTTTTTCTGAACGGAGACTTGCTGGATACACACCACTATAGCTGCTGGCCAACATCCTTTGCGTTCAGCCAAACTTGGCTAGGGACTCCGGAGCTGCGGCGAGGACTGGGGGCGGCTGCAGCACTTACAAACGAGCATTGCAGTTGTCTCCGATCACACCCGATCACACCCGCACTGCAAAATTGTGTGTGGGCCGCGGTTCACCTCCCACCTAGCTCCATTTGGTTGGCTCACAGTCCTTGGGAGAACTAAGGACACCTCATCCCTTGGCTGAACGCAGGGCGCGGTTTAACCCTGAGTTAAACCAAGGAGTGGTACGGGGGGCCCTTTGTCCCTCCCGACAGACGTCCCGCCAGGCTTATCGGCAGACGGCTTCAAGCCCAGTTTGCAAATCTTTCCAGCCCCCTTCTCACCCCGGGGTAAAGGTCTGGCTGGGAGGGTCATTCTGCTAACTGCGCCGCGCGCGGAAATGCAGCTGCTAAAAGGATTAGCTGTTGGGAGGCGAGCAATCAGCAAGGACCTCCTATCCTTCAGCGCCCAATTAAGGCCGGCGGGAGCTTGTACCTGGACTGTCCGTGTGCTCCCATCCCCTTCATCCTTCCGGGGCCCGAGCTCTTCCACCGCCAATGATGTGAGGGGCTCAAACTCCAGCTCTGCGTCTCTTACGGTGTCCGCTCAAAACTCTTGCGCAAAGTCGCCCCGAATCTCACCGGGAAACAGAGGGAGAACGCTTTGACGAtatgctttttaatatttgtttattatggatGCCAGATCTGGGCTCGGGGAGTGGAGCATGCATAGCCCGCCTAACCTGGCCAGCaacccacccccacctccttaCACCCGCGCGCAAGCCTAGCGTCTGCCGAGATGCGATGGAATTTCAAAACGGTGCTCTTCTGTTTCTGCCCTCTAGAAAGCCCGAAAATGCTAATCACATTCGGGATAAAGCAGACTCCAGCCCTAGTCTATTT
This is a stretch of genomic DNA from Ictidomys tridecemlineatus isolate mIctTri1 chromosome 2, mIctTri1.hap1, whole genome shotgun sequence. It encodes these proteins:
- the Eomes gene encoding eomesodermin homolog isoform X1; translation: MQLGEQLLVSSVNLPSAHFYPLESARGGGGGGSTSHLPGAAPSPQRLDLDKAPKKFSSSLSCEAGNGETDASAGAPVAMLSDADAGDTFASASTVAKPGPPDVRKGSPCGEEELPSAAAAAAAAAAATARYSMDSLSSERYYLQSPGPQGSELAAPCSLFPYQAAAGAPHGSVYPAPNGARYPYGSMLPPGGFPAAVCPPGRAQFGPGAGAGSGAGSSGGGGGGPGAYQYSQGAPLYGPYPGAAAAGSCGGLGGLGVPGSGFRAHVYLCNRPLWLKFHRHQTEMIITKQGRRMFPFLSFNINGLNPTAHYNVFVEVVLADPNHWRFQGGKWVTCGKADNNMQGNKMYVHPESPNTGSHWMRQEISFGKLKLTNNKGANNNNTQMIVLQSLHKYQPRLHIVEVTEDGVEDLNEPSKTQTFTFSETQFIAVTAYQNTDITQLKIDHNPFAKGFRDNYDSMYTASENDRLTPSPTDSPRSHQIVPGGRYGVQSFFPEPFVNTLPQARYYNGERTVPQTNGLLSPQQSEEVANPPQRWLVTPVQQPGTNKLDIGSYESEYTSSTLLPYGIKSLPLQTSHALGYYPDPTFPAMAGWGGRGSYQRKMAAGLPWASRTSPPVFSEDQLSKEKVKEEIGSSWIETPPSIKSLDSNDSGVYTSACKRRRLSPSTSSNDNSPSIKCEDINAEEYSKDTSKGMGGYYAFYTTP
- the Eomes gene encoding eomesodermin homolog isoform X2; the protein is MQLGEQLLVSSVNLPSAHFYPLESARGGGGGGSTSHLPGAAPSPQRLDLDKAPKKFSSSLSCEAGNGETDASAGAPVAMLSDADAGDTFASASTVAKPGPPDVRKGSPCGEEELPSAAAAAAAAAAATARYSMDSLSSERYYLQSPGPQGSELAAPCSLFPYQAAAGAPHGSVYPAPNGARYPYGSMLPPGGFPAAVCPPGRAQFGPGAGAGSGAGSSGGGGGGPGAYQYSQGAPLYGPYPGAAAAGSCGGLGGLGVPGSGFRAHVYLCNRPLWLKFHRHQTEMIITKQGRRMFPFLSFNINGLNPTAHYNVFVEVVLADPNHWRFQGGKWVTCGKADNNMQGNKMYVHPESPNTGSHWMRQEISFGKLKLTNNKGANNNNTQMIVLQSLHKYQPRLHIVEVTEDGVEDLNEPSKTQTFTFSETQFIAVTAYQNTDITQLKIDHNPFAKGFRDNYDSSHQIVPGGRYGVQSFFPEPFVNTLPQARYYNGERTVPQTNGLLSPQQSEEVANPPQRWLVTPVQQPGTNKLDIGSYESEYTSSTLLPYGIKSLPLQTSHALGYYPDPTFPAMAGWGGRGSYQRKMAAGLPWASRTSPPVFSEDQLSKEKVKEEIGSSWIETPPSIKSLDSNDSGVYTSACKRRRLSPSTSSNDNSPSIKCEDINAEEYSKDTSKGMGGYYAFYTTP
- the Eomes gene encoding eomesodermin homolog isoform X3, whose translation is MQLGEQLLVSSVNLPSAHFYPLESARGGGGGGSTSHLPGAAPSPQRLDLDKAPKKFSSSLSCEAGNGETDASAGAPVAMLSDADAGDTFASASTVAKPGPPDVRKGSPCGEEELPSAAAAAAAAAAATARYSMDSLSSERYYLQSPGPQGSELAAPCSLFPYQAAAGAPHGSVYPAPNGARYPYGSMLPPGGFPAAVCPPGRAQFGPGAGAGSGAGSSGGGGGGPGAYQYSQGAPLYGPYPGAAAAGSCGGLGGLGVPGSGFRAHVYLCNRPLWLKFHRHQTEMIITKQGRRMFPFLSFNINGLNPTAHYNVFVEVVLADPNHWRFQGGKWVTCGKADNNMQGNKMYVHPESPNTGSHWMRQEISFGKLKLTNNKGANNNNTQMIVLQSLHKYQPRLHIVEVTEDGVEDLNEPSKTQTFTFSETQFIAVTAYQNTDITQLKIDHNPFAKGFRDNYDSAKRWPTLPSDGLSRLSSNLGPTN